From the genome of Brassica oleracea var. oleracea cultivar TO1000 chromosome C4, BOL, whole genome shotgun sequence:
TAATTCCAATTTAAATTTTTTATTGAATATTTTTATTTTTGTATTTATATTATTTTAAAAAGAAAAAAATATTCTCCCGCAACCGCAAACGCTAGCGGGAACCAGCTATTGAATTATGAGGTTTAAAACGGTTTGAAGCGGTTTGAGTGATTGTTGCAAAACGCCAACAACCGCTACCAACCGCAAAAGCTGCATTCATTGTACAACCGACAATGTTATATGTTTGATGAAAATCTATGTCTAATTGTTTCACCTGAGTCATTCTATAAAAATTCACACATGGTCGAGTTTACTTGCAAAATTTTGAAGATCTCTTTTTAACTTTTTTTTCTTTAGTTGTTTAACAAATTATTTTTTTGGGAATTGAAATTTGGATATACCGGTGGAAAAACGTTAATGAATCATTAGTCAAATTACTGGAATAAGACGCTTCCACCGGTCAAACCATCTTGTCCTACATTTTTTTAAATTTGTAGAGATGCTCTTATTTATATATAATTTAGTTTATTTCAAATGCACGCAATAATAAACTATTCAAAAGTGTGTAATTTGGCTTTTTTAGCTTAGGTTTTCATTTTTTTCTTAACAAATATATTATCTTTATGAAAAACAGTGTTTACGGTTGAGAATTTGTTTTCTATTTTCTGAGTGTCAAAAACATGGAACCGCTATATTTGGAAAAATATATTATATACTATTTCTATTGGTTTTTCTATGATTTTGATGTAGCCGTTCTATACCTTTTTGAAGAAAATGTTTTTTGGAATTTCTTCAGAACAAGTATAAATACTGATAAGGTGATTGACGCAATGTCATTGCAGGCGAAGGGAATTCCTTTTAACCTACCAGACAATGCCCTAATGCAGAGCAAAAGGAACAAGATCTGTATCATGGGTAAAACCTTAAATCCAGAGAGCCAGAAGATTAGTGATCTGATTATGGACAAGCCAAGGAAGTGACGAGTTTATGACAGAGTAAGAGAGATTGGAAGATCACTTGGAGGAATTGAGCTTCATACTGTTTTTTTTTTCTCAGGGTTGAGAATGCTTGATGTAGGTGGCCTATATGATCTTCTACTTCCAGAAAGTTGACGAGCATATCGTGCATGTAAACTTCTATGCTCTGTCTGGTATGTTATGCAAACGATCATGTTTATCAGTTTATAATAAGTGGAGCCGGCATTCTTTAAGCGAAAATTCATAACCTTGCAGTAATAAATTGCCTTCTGACATCATAAAGAACGTTTTCTCATGATCGTCTGGATACTTGAGTATTTAGTTTTATCCGGAGAAAGCGTCCATAAAGATATCAGCTAGTATTATATTGTTGCGTCATACTGTTGCGTCGAGCTTGTCGATGTGAGACAAATATTGCTTGTAATACTTTTTCATATATGTTTTATTATTTATAGTTTTGTAATTCTTATTAACTTCAAACAATCTTAAGGACTATAATTGCAAATAATTTCTTTAAAAAAAATATTTAAAGTTTTATCATGGGTGAAAGTCACCATTAAACCTCAAATTTAAAGTTCACCAAACTTTAAAAGTAAAATTGCTCTTAGAAATGCTTTTAGTCAAATACAGTAAGTTTTGGGTTTGAAAGTTTAGAAAAACTTAGGGTATCCTATTGGTAATTTACTCATTTATTAACATCTGTAACAGTAACCAATTGAGGCAAGGACAGAAAAACCAAATGAAATGAGCATTGCGTTGTCACCGACATCTCATGCTTCGTGTTCTAAGTGTATCTCCAAAAAGATTCTTTATTATATAGTTTTGCAAACTCTATATTTGAAGTTTGAAGGTGTTCTTCTCCAAAAGCAAAACTTCAAATTTAACTTTAAAATTATTTGTAAATTATACTATACTCCTTATATTTGTCATAATTAATATAAATCCATAAAACTTTTATAGTTAGCCAGCATATATATAATAATATTATAGTAATTTTAATTAATAAAATCTTACAACAAAAAATATAAAATTATAAATAGAAATACATAATTAAATATTAAAATACAAGAAAAATACCATATTATTACATAAAATTATTTTTTTAATGCTCTATTTTCGGTTACACAAAATTTGTTTGGACAATATTTTAGAAGTTCCGGAGAAAATTTACTAGACTATTAGTATTGTTGTAATATTTAAATTTGTGTAATAATCATGGTCATGTATCTTCATAAAAAAAATTCTATTAAATTTCTTTTGAAATATTCTTGTTGTCTAATTCTACTTTTAAAATATTATAAATCTTAGTTTAATTTTTTTTAAGTGTAAAATTTAAATTTTATAAATATAATTTGAAATATTTAAAATATATAAAAGTTTTAAAGATTAAAAATATGAAAGAGAAAATACTTAAAAATAATAAATGTGAAGTATAATCTTATATGTATATAAAGAAATGTTTGTGTCTCTCCTATGAAGACACGTCATTAACTAGAAGAACCAGGGCTTGACACATGTCCTTTTCCCTTGTGAGATTTGTTTCGTTTTCGTTTTGATTTTAATTTGTTTTTATTATGGGCTGGGCTGTTAGTATTATTCTCTTCAGAAAATTGAGTATTCAGCCCAATAGCTAGATAGAGTCTTTTCTGCTAGAGTCGATATTGGAAATTAGGTTTTAATCGTCTTCCTCGATCTGTATCAACAACGGAGATTCTAAAAGTCTAGAGAGACGAATCGTCGTGTAGAGAATCAGGCTTACACTTCCTTTCAGTCGTTTCGTGTTTATTCCTTACTCACAGCCGTTTCGAAGCCACATTCATCGCCTTTAAGATACATCTTAATTCCTTCGATGCTCATCACCATATTCAATGTTCTTCCACCGTGGAGGTCCCGTTCTTTGTTGAGATTCTGGCGTCAACCGTGGTGGCGAGTTGATGGGGGTGGACATGCTCCTCCTTGATGCTTAGGTTTGTCAGATCTTAAATCTCATAACCATATTGTTTTTAACTATTCCGGCGACCAATTATCAAAATTTTTATTTATCTCATAATCAAATTTTATATTTCGATTTTTGTTAAAATCTTTGAATGCTCTTTTTGAAACGTTTGAGGTTTCTCAGATCTTAAAGCTCTTAATCATAGTGTTTATAATGGTTTGAATCTCTTGCAGGAGTTTAAAGGAGTGTTATCATCCAGATGATAAGCAGAGGAACCAACTTAGCAGAGAATTGGGTTTGGCTCTCCAAGACAAATCAAGTTCTGTTCCACAACAGCAGAACTCAGCTTAAGGTTATGTGTCTTAATCTCTCCCTCTTTTGTGTGTTTAAAATGTTGTCTGAATAAGATTTGTTGATACTGTTTCTGTAGGCGCAACATGAGAGAGCAGATAACAATGCACTATAGGCAGAGAACGACAAGATTCGATGTGAGAACATAGCCATAAGAGAAGCACTCAAGCATGCTATATACCCTAACTGTGGATGTCCTCCCGTTAGTGAAGATCCTTACTTCGATGAGCGTAAGCTCCGGATCGAAAATGTACATCTTAGAGACGAGGTTTTGTTTATCCATTATGGTTTAATCATTCAACCCCCTTCCTAATTTCTAAATCTGATCTTTATTTCACAGCTTGAAAGAATGTCAACGGTTGCATCAAAGTACATGGGAAGACCAATCTCCTCCCACCTCGCAACGCTACACCCAATGCGCATCTCACCGTTGGATCTGTCCATGATTGGTCCTTCACTGGATTTTGATCTTCTTCCAGCGAGTTCTATGCATTCTCAGCCTAATAACTTGGCTACTATATCAGACATGGACAAGCCTCTTATGAACGACATTGCTTTTACTGTGATGGAAGAATTGCTTAGGCTTTTTAACACAAACTAACCTCTCTGGAGTAGAGCTGATGGTGGCGGTGGCAGAGACATTCTCAATTTGATGCTCAGGTTTATATGTTTGCAGAGTTTGACTATGAAACCGGTGCTGGGCAATGCTTTCTCAGTAAGTAACATGCTCAAATAATAGTCTGTTAGTTACGAGCATGAAAAGCAACAAAATCGTGGTCATTAGATTCTCAATGCACTGCATGTATATTTAAATTCAGAAGAGTATACAGAGACTGTCTCAGATTTTTGATGAATGATACAATCAGTTTATGGGTACATGGTTTGAACCTCTTGCACTGATTATATCTTTGTCCATCATGCTCACTTGCACGGAAATCTCTAATCCTTTTTGTCGCTATTATTTGTTATATCAATGTACAGATAAAAGGTCATGGTTATTTTCATGAACTTTAAATGAATTCAGTCATGAGAGCTTGATCGTTAAATATATGGAATAGACTACTAGATTTGCCTCAAATTTGTTTTGAATGAAAGAATGAAGGACCATTTCTTATGAAAATTATATTCATCGAAGCTAGGTCTGGGACGGATCGGATATCCGGGCAATTTTAAGGTATCCGGATCCGGATCCTTATCCGGCGGATCCATAATTTTACTATCCTTATCCGGATCCGGGGTTCTCGGATATCCGGGTGTCGGATATCCTCCTAAAAATTGTAATATCCGGCGGATATCCGGATCCGGATTTGGATCCTTAAAATAAATAAAAAATAATATTAATATATATANNNNNNNNNNNNNNNNNNNNNNNNNNNNNNNNNNNNNNNNNNNNNNNNNNNNNNNNNNNNNNNNNNNNNNNNNNNNNNNNNNNNNNNNNNNNNNNNNNNNNNNNNNNNNNNNNNNNNNNNNNNNNNNNNNNNNNNNNNNNNNNNNNNNNNNNNNNNNNNNNNNNNNNNNNNNNNNNNNNNNNNNNNNNNNNNNNNNNNNNNNNNNNNNNNNNNNNNNNNNNNNNNNNNNNNNNNNNNNNNNNNNNNNNNNNNNNNNNNNNNNNNNNNNNNNNNNNNNNNNNNNNNNNNNNNNNNNNNNNNNNNNNNNNNNNNNNNNNNNNNNNNNNNNNNNNNNNNNNNNNNNNNNNNNNNNNNNNNNNNNNNNNNNNNNNNNNNNNNNNNNNNNNNNNNNNNNNNNNNNNNNNNNNNNNNNNNNNNNNNNNNNNNNNNNNNNNNNNNNNNNNNNNNNNNNNNNNNNNNNNNNNNNNNNNNNNNNNNNNNNNNNNNNNNNNNNNNNNNNNNNNNNNNNNNNNNNNNNNNNNNNNNNNNNNNNNNNNNNNNNNNNNNNNNNNNNNNNNNNNNNNNNNNNNNNNNNNNNNNNNNNNNNNNNNNNNNNNNNNNNNNNNNNNNNNNNNNNNNNNNNNNNNNNNNNNNNNNNNNNNNNNNNNNNNNNNNNNNNNNNNNNNNNNNNNNNNNNNNNNNNNNNNNNNNNNNNNNNNNNNNNNNNNNNNNNNNNNNNNNNNNNNNNNNNNNNNNNNNNNNNNNNNNNNNNNNNNNNNNNNNNNNNNNNNNNNNNNNNNNNNNNNNNNNNNNNNNNNNNNNNNNNNNNNNNNNNNNNNNNNNNNNNNNNNNNNNNNNNNNNNNNNNNNNNNNNNNNNNNNNNNNNNNNNNNNNNNNNNNNNNNNNNNNNNNNNNNNNNNNNNNNNNNNNNNNNNNNNNNNNNNNNNNNNNNNNNNNNNNNNNNNNNNNNNNNNNNNNNNNNNNNNNNNNNNNNNNNNNNNNNNNNNNNNNNNNNNNNNNNNNNNNNNNNNNNNNNNNNNNNNNNNNNNNNNNNNNNNNNNNNNNNNNNNNNNNNNNNNNNNNNNNNNNNNNNNNNNNNNNNNNNNNNNNNNNNNNNNNNNNNNNNNNNNNNNNNNNNNNNNNNNNNNNNNNNNNNNNNNNNNNNNNNNNNNNNNNNNNNNNNNNNNNNNNNNNNNNNNNNNNNNNNNNNNNNNNNNNNNNNNNNNNNNNNNNNNNNNNNNNNNNNNNNNNNNNNNNNNNNNNNNNNNNNNNNNNNNNNNNNNNNNNNNNNNNNNNNNNNNNNNNNNNNNNNNNNNNNNNNNNNNNNNNNNNNNNNNNNNNNNNNNNNNNNNNNNNNNNNNNNNNNNNNNNNNNNNNNNNNNNNNNNNNNNNNNNNNNNNNNNNNNNNNNNNNNNNNNNNNNNNNNNNNNNNNNNNNNNNNNNNNNNNNNNNNNNNNNNNNNNNNNNNNNNNNNNNNNNNNNNNNNNNNNNNNNNNNNNNNNNNNNNNNNNNNNNNNNNNNNNNNNNNNNNNNNNNNNNNNNNNNNNNNNNNNNNNNNNNNNNNNNNNNNNNNNNNNNNNNNNNNNNNNNNNNNNNNNNNNNNNNNNNNNNNNNNNNNNNNNNNNNNNNNNNNNNNNNNNNNNNNNNNNNNNNNNNNNNNNNNNNNNNNNNNNNNNNNNNNNNNNNNNNNNNNNNNNNNNNNNNNNNNNNNNNNNNNNNNNNNNNNNNNNNNNNNNNNNNNNNNNNNNNNNNNNNNNNNNNNNNNNNNNNNNNNNNNNNNNNNNNNNNNNNNNNNNNN
Proteins encoded in this window:
- the LOC106341728 gene encoding homeobox-leucine zipper protein HDG11-like — its product is MLYTLTVDVLPLVKILTSMSLERMSTVASKYMGRPISSHLATLHPMRISPLDLSMIGPSLDFDLLPASSMHSQPNNLATISDMDKPLMNDIAFTVMEELLRLFNTN